From Candidatus Nomurabacteria bacterium:
GCTGAAGAAAACCACGTGTCGAGCACGTCTTCTTCCTGTTCCCAGCCGTCGCCTTCTGGTGGAGTGACATCACAGTAGATCTCCTCGCCCTTGTACCAAACCGGGATCCGGTGTCCAAACCAGATCTGACGCGAGATACACCAGTCACGAAGATTTTCGATCCAGTGGAAGTAGGTCTTGCTGAAACGCTCCTGCGGCATATCGACTGCCCCACTCGCCACGCTCTGCTTCATAAGCTCCTTGAGTGATACTTCGCTACCACTTTCAATACCTGGAATTTCTGAGTGCTCAATTGTAAATGGCTTGTTCACATCAATCCACCACTGCAGTTTCGGCAATGGCTCAATGATCGCACCGGTACGTTCTGAGGTTGAGACATTCTGTGGTACGTCTTCTTCTGAAATAAGCAGATCTTCTTCACGCAGCCACTCCACGACCATTTCACGCGCTTCGAGCACTTTCTTGCCTTCAAGTCGTCCCTCGACCATCATTTTGGCGTATTCATTGATCACCTGTGGACGCGGTAAGTCGTTGCGATCGGCAATCTCCCAGTCGATCTGACTATGCGCTGGAGTCACACCGAGCGCACCAGTTCCGAATTCCATTTCAACTGATTCGTCGGCAACGATCTTAATATGGAGCGGCACATCACAAAAGACCACGTCGTATTCCTTACCGATGAATTCCTTGTATCGCGCGTCGTCGGGGTGGACTGCTACTGCAGTGTCGCCGACCTTGGTCTCCATTCGAGTAGTAGAAACTGGGATTGGGAAATCTTTCGCGTACTTAAAGGTCACCAGCTTCGCGGTACGTTCTTCGTAGACGATCTCATCGTCTGAAATAGTCGTCTGGCCTTTTGGGTCCCAGTTTACGATGCGGTTGCCGCGGTAGATCAGCCCAGCGTCGTACATGCGCTTGAAGGCAGTCTGCACCGCGAGGTAGCGCTGCTCGTCGAGGGTGTAGGCGTAGCGGCTCCAGTCAAGCGAAGCACCAACGCGGCGGACCTGATTAAGGATCGTATCTTCACTGTTCTTCGCGTACTCCGCCACGCGACGCACGAGTTCTTCACGACCAAGATCATGGCGACTCTTCTTTTCTTCCTTTTGAATATTCTTCTCTACGCGCGCCTGGGTCGCGATCGCAGCAGAGTCGGTACCCGGCACCCAGAGCGCGCGCTTCCCGCGCATGCGCTGGTAGCGGACCACGGCGTCTTGGAGTGAATCCTCGTATGCATGACCAAGGTGCAAGACACCGGTCACGTTTGGTGGCGGCAAAACCACGGTAAATGATTCTGCTCGGTCACCTGGAAGATTGTCAGGATTAAAATACCCTGATTCTTCCCACATTTTATAGACAGCTTCTTCGGTCTCTTGCGGATTATATGGTTTTAAAAATTTGTCATGCATACAAGGGCTATCATAACTAATATTGTCGTTTAAACAAGTAATTACAAGGCGATTACGCTTGTAACTCAACCGGAAATTGCTATACTCACCGTCATAGATGTTTGAATCACTCATTGCTGCTGCTGGCGTCGCCTCCGTCTCACTCGTCGGTGTCTTTTTCTTTGGTAATACAAAGCGACTCATTGGCGCACAGAAGTTTGTTGTTCCAGTTGCAGTTGGTGTCTTCTTGAGCTTGATCTTGACCGAACTGATCCCAGAGACACTCTCACTTTCACCGGAATGGGGTGGTATTGCCATCGCAGGTGGCTTTATCCTCTTTTACATACTAGCGAATGCACTGCACCAAAAGTATCACCACCTCGAAAGCGAAGACTGTGATCGTAAGGGTGCTGCGATGCTCTTACTCATCGGTGACGGGATTCACAATGTCGCAGACGGTGTCGTCCTTGGTGGTGCGTTTATGGTCGATCCGACCGTAGGTATCGCAACCGCTGTCGGACTAGCGATCCACGAGATCCCGCAGGAGATCGTTGAGTTTGGAGTATTGATCCGCGCCGGCTACACCCGCACGAGAGCTGCTCTTCTTAATCTCCTCTCTGCCAGCAGCATTATTGTTGGCGTTGTACTCATTTTTATCATTGCAGAGCACGCGGAGGATTTTGTATGGCTCATTACTGGAATCGCGGCCGGGAACCTCCTCTTCCTTGCGGCCAGTGATCTCTTACCTCGCATTCACGGCAACCTCTCACACTACCGGAGTATCTGGCACTCTACTCTTTCGATCATCCTTGGTTTTATCCTCATGACAGTCGTCTTGACCTGGACGCACGAACACTTTGGTCATGGTGCTGATGCGCACGACGAGTACGATTCGCACTTACTACATGAGGTGATGGTGGAATGAGGTTGAACCACGGGCGGCGGGCTTCGCCCGCCTCCCTTTTCATTTTGCTATACTACCCACATGCAGATCGTCCACCAACAAGACAATGTCTACACCCTCTCCTTCAGTCGCGGCGAGGAAGTTATGAGCGTCATTGCAGACCACTGCAAAAAACATAACATCACCGCCGCACATCTCACCGGTCTGGGTGCAGCTGATCAACTCGATATCGCCTACTACAACCTCGCCACCAAAGAATACGAACGACACACAATCGACGAAGAAGT
This genomic window contains:
- a CDS encoding valine--tRNA ligase, giving the protein MHDKFLKPYNPQETEEAVYKMWEESGYFNPDNLPGDRAESFTVVLPPPNVTGVLHLGHAYEDSLQDAVVRYQRMRGKRALWVPGTDSAAIATQARVEKNIQKEEKKSRHDLGREELVRRVAEYAKNSEDTILNQVRRVGASLDWSRYAYTLDEQRYLAVQTAFKRMYDAGLIYRGNRIVNWDPKGQTTISDDEIVYEERTAKLVTFKYAKDFPIPVSTTRMETKVGDTAVAVHPDDARYKEFIGKEYDVVFCDVPLHIKIVADESVEMEFGTGALGVTPAHSQIDWEIADRNDLPRPQVINEYAKMMVEGRLEGKKVLEAREMVVEWLREEDLLISEEDVPQNVSTSERTGAIIEPLPKLQWWIDVNKPFTIEHSEIPGIESGSEVSLKELMKQSVASGAVDMPQERFSKTYFHWIENLRDWCISRQIWFGHRIPVWYKGEEIYCDVTPPEGDGWEQEEDVLDTWFSSALWTFSTLGWPEKSKDLETFHPTAFMSPAYEILQLWVSRMILMAGFHLGQVPFKRVMIHGLVRDKQGRKFSKSLGNGVDPLEIIEKYGADALRMGLLVGTAIGNDVKFDESKIKGYKHFANKIWNITRFILDNTDGVDLAGEVTKTEADQQIETRLQELVAEVTDDFENYRLYLAAEKIYHYVWHEVADIILEESKPILQGEDADAKLSRQHTIRHVLDTSLKLLHPFMPFVTEEIWQTLPEKNGEVLMVSKWPGA
- a CDS encoding ZIP family metal transporter, whose translation is MFESLIAAAGVASVSLVGVFFFGNTKRLIGAQKFVVPVAVGVFLSLILTELIPETLSLSPEWGGIAIAGGFILFYILANALHQKYHHLESEDCDRKGAAMLLLIGDGIHNVADGVVLGGAFMVDPTVGIATAVGLAIHEIPQEIVEFGVLIRAGYTRTRAALLNLLSASSIIVGVVLIFIIAEHAEDFVWLITGIAAGNLLFLAASDLLPRIHGNLSHYRSIWHSTLSIILGFILMTVVLTWTHEHFGHGADAHDEYDSHLLHEVMVE